The sequence TATTGATTGCTTAATTTCTCAAATTCTTCATAATCATAGTGCTGGGGTGAGACAGCTATAAGAAGTTTCTCACTCTTATCGAGAAACTCCTTTTGAAAAGCTTCCTTAAATGATTTTATATATTGACTTATTTCAGGTTCATCTCTTTTTGCTAAAGCTGTTGCACCTGCATCTGGCCAAAGTAAAAAAGGTTTGATATTTGCTGTATTCAATTTCTTAAACAGCCTAAAAGCGACAGGCATTAATCTAAGGCCTTCTAACTTTAAATCTATCGAAATACGAGATGAATAATTACATTCCAAGGATGCAAACAAGGAATCATAAAATTGTTTCTCTGCTTCTAAAAGTGTTCCTGGGAGGTTTTGTATCATGATCAAATCCTATTTGTTTAGACTAATCCATCCATAATCAATTCAAAGATGTTATGCATTCTTGTAATATATCAGGTACAGATTCAATATCACCATCTGATAACCAAGGTCCTAA comes from Prochlorococcus sp. MIT 1307 and encodes:
- a CDS encoding DUF1995 family protein — encoded protein: MIQNLPGTLLEAEKQFYDSLFASLECNYSSRISIDLKLEGLRLMPVAFRLFKKLNTANIKPFLLWPDAGATALAKRDEPEISQYIKSFKEAFQKEFLDKSEKLLIAVSPQHYDYEEFEKLSNQYHGRIIMLNGKLDDAAIGIGSVARERRRLFISKWKNVYWLEPLSKGALMHVYPNTWNLYRQTSSGYLFKKSYDSKPNPDIIFESLIA